One region of Candidatus Omnitrophota bacterium genomic DNA includes:
- the pilM gene encoding pilus assembly protein PilM yields the protein MEKYLIGIDIGQYSIKAVKIERSDGRIDILDFVIKEFGSESSDEVKQSLLKEVLEELGTAESQVYSLVSGQDIVLKRSIVPFMPKEDLRDAVRWSLKEVTNFNLDESKIDLKILNTITGSDGIKRNEILAVAVHNTLIDRHVKSLQAAGVEPAFITISHFALANLIAQKEQEMVQKVSAVIDIGLNKTNILIFKGATLQFIRKITTASDSFTRALSGVVVTFPKKIELDAKKAEEIKRECGIPAKSQVNSSFQDIPLSQISVLMRPILERLLTDIRSSFRYFREEFQVDAIDQVFLAGGGANLKNLTDFVSDGLGGIPTKLITLPSNITSKIPKGKDLSNILPTLAASIGVCLGKGDTVDLLPKSVKIQKTIGIQQKILRIIAPVLLVLMIFSFLSMTVQLKRYQKILTSYNDYYSNLVKLRTLRDNIIERQRFFKEIIGTELELFVYLKELSRIIPRSIEFLDMEFFKKEAVFFIRGLSFASGDSAENYLADFLLKLENSPYFNNVNLLLTIKEEIDQLEAIDFKLTVELSKIE from the coding sequence ATGGAAAAATACTTAATCGGTATAGATATAGGTCAATATTCAATTAAGGCCGTAAAGATTGAAAGAAGCGATGGCCGAATCGATATCTTGGATTTTGTGATTAAAGAGTTTGGTTCTGAATCTAGCGACGAAGTTAAGCAATCGCTATTGAAGGAAGTATTAGAAGAATTAGGAACTGCAGAATCGCAAGTTTATTCCTTAGTCTCTGGCCAGGACATAGTTTTAAAGCGTTCCATTGTTCCTTTTATGCCCAAGGAAGATTTACGCGATGCAGTGCGCTGGTCATTAAAGGAAGTGACAAATTTTAACTTAGATGAGAGCAAAATTGACTTAAAAATATTAAACACTATTACTGGCAGCGATGGAATAAAACGCAATGAGATATTAGCGGTAGCGGTTCATAATACGTTAATTGACAGGCACGTAAAATCGCTGCAAGCAGCAGGTGTTGAGCCAGCATTTATTACGATAAGTCATTTCGCTTTGGCAAACCTTATTGCGCAGAAAGAGCAGGAAATGGTGCAGAAGGTAAGTGCAGTTATTGACATCGGTCTAAATAAGACAAATATTTTAATTTTTAAAGGGGCGACACTGCAATTTATTCGAAAGATTACCACAGCCTCGGATAGCTTTACTCGCGCCTTAAGTGGTGTTGTGGTTACCTTTCCTAAAAAAATAGAGCTGGATGCAAAGAAGGCAGAGGAAATAAAAAGAGAATGCGGCATTCCAGCAAAATCACAAGTCAACTCGAGTTTTCAGGATATACCCTTATCGCAGATTTCAGTCTTGATGCGGCCGATTTTAGAAAGACTCTTAACTGACATACGCAGCTCTTTTAGATATTTCCGTGAGGAATTCCAAGTTGATGCAATTGATCAGGTTTTTCTAGCCGGCGGTGGGGCGAACTTGAAAAATCTGACTGATTTTGTAAGTGATGGCTTAGGTGGCATTCCTACTAAGCTTATAACCCTGCCCAGCAATATTACCTCTAAGATTCCTAAGGGTAAAGATTTATCGAATATCCTACCAACACTTGCTGCTAGTATTGGTGTATGTTTAGGAAAAGGTGACACAGTAGATCTCTTGCCTAAATCAGTAAAGATTCAAAAGACAATTGGCATACAACAGAAGATATTACGGATTATCGCTCCTGTCCTGTTGGTGTTGATGATATTTAGTTTTCTTTCAATGACAGTACAATTAAAGCGCTACCAGAAGATACTTACTTCCTACAATGATTATTACAGTAATCTTGTAAAACTGAGGACATTAAGGGATAATATTATAGAGAGACAGAGATTCTTTAAGGAGATCATCGGAACAGAGTTAGAACTTTTCGTTTATCTCAAAGAATTGAGTCGAATCATACCCAGATCCATTGAATTCTTAGATATGGAATTCTTTAAAAAGGAGGCGGTATTTTTTATCAGAGGTTTGAGTTTTGCCTCTGGAGACTCAGCTGAAAATTACCTCGCTGATTTCTTACTCAAATTAGAGAATTCGCCTTATTTTAATAATGTAAATCTCCTCTTGACCATAAAAGAAGAGATAGACCAACTAGAAGCCATTGATTTTAAGTTAACGGTTGAACTATCAAAAATAGAATGA
- a CDS encoding tetratricopeptide repeat protein, which yields MLENKLLNRNKEYLAVIIIFLVCFVLYSKSLSVPFVFDDGRMIVKNNFIKDFNKVYMLFTSGKMTSVPIAKGMYRPFLMLTFVFNYFFGRLNPTGYHIINIAIHFLNAVLVFFLLRSLLQNNFFWPSFLTSLLFVVHPINSEAVIYISCRSTLLSSFFFLVGLISYIHSNFGRFDKAYWISLAVFILGLLTKEVIIVFPLILLVYDFLFRKDNLKDTQASIKRYFLFIFVVLIYLLLKYHLFGAIANIGGLRRSLYSNFFTQLHVSVFYLKLFFCPLNLCIGRRFPEFSSLLNPDALQSFLVIISLISISIASYKRLPLLSFAILWFFVNLLPKFIATLSLLAAEQHLYLPAIGIFIAITLFLERLFYIVEARKKQALKILIASVATVILIFFSVLTIRRNNIWKDEYSLWLNNVGCSPSSMAGYNNLGLAALNKGKINEAENYFIIALEEIKKRPIIPRALKIRLHLNLSSTYLEKDDFDLAEEHLREALAINPNIAEIHNNLGLLFAKKGLRDKEIYHLKRAIELDPSFVLAYNNLGVSYYYEGEIDLAIETLKTAIKVNPDYSKPYIGLAFIYEKLGNLGEAVYFKSRALELLNGSALDYYKLGIVYGELGDKRAVEAFKKAISLEPKFAAAHNNLAVTYANLEPPENDLARKHAKLALKYGYKVDPNFLKQLRIPDFK from the coding sequence ATGCTGGAAAATAAATTACTTAACCGAAACAAAGAATACCTTGCGGTTATTATTATATTTTTGGTATGCTTTGTACTTTATTCTAAAAGCCTGTCTGTTCCTTTTGTTTTTGATGACGGCCGCATGATAGTGAAGAATAATTTTATAAAAGATTTTAATAAAGTCTATATGTTGTTTACATCTGGTAAAATGACTTCCGTTCCGATTGCCAAGGGGATGTATCGACCATTTTTAATGCTGACATTTGTCTTTAATTATTTCTTTGGCAGGCTTAATCCTACCGGCTATCATATAATCAATATTGCTATTCATTTCTTAAATGCTGTTTTAGTTTTTTTCTTGCTGCGCTCCCTTTTACAAAATAACTTTTTTTGGCCTTCATTTTTAACTAGTCTTTTGTTTGTAGTTCATCCGATAAATTCTGAAGCAGTAATCTATATATCTTGTCGCTCAACTTTGCTTTCGAGTTTCTTCTTTCTTGTAGGATTAATTTCCTACATTCATAGTAACTTTGGCCGTTTTGATAAAGCATACTGGATCTCTTTAGCTGTCTTTATCTTAGGCCTACTGACCAAAGAGGTCATAATTGTTTTTCCTCTTATTTTACTAGTTTATGATTTTTTATTTCGCAAAGATAATCTTAAAGATACCCAGGCATCTATAAAACGCTATTTTTTATTTATTTTTGTAGTTTTAATTTATCTCTTATTAAAATACCATCTTTTCGGCGCAATTGCCAACATCGGTGGCCTGCGACGTAGCCTCTATTCAAATTTCTTCACGCAGTTACATGTCAGCGTTTTTTATTTGAAGTTGTTTTTCTGCCCTCTCAATTTGTGCATAGGAAGACGTTTTCCTGAATTTAGCTCATTGTTGAATCCTGATGCCCTGCAGTCATTCTTAGTAATTATTAGTCTTATATCTATTTCTATTGCTTCCTATAAAAGACTCCCGTTATTGAGCTTTGCGATTCTTTGGTTCTTTGTAAATCTTTTGCCAAAATTTATAGCAACGCTTAGCCTACTTGCCGCTGAGCAGCATCTATATTTGCCAGCAATCGGAATATTTATTGCTATTACTTTATTTTTGGAAAGGTTATTTTATATTGTAGAGGCAAGGAAAAAACAGGCATTGAAGATATTAATAGCTAGTGTTGCGACAGTCATTCTCATCTTCTTTTCAGTTTTGACAATTAGACGCAATAATATCTGGAAAGATGAATATTCTCTTTGGCTAAATAATGTTGGGTGCTCGCCGAGTTCTATGGCTGGATATAATAATTTAGGTCTGGCAGCATTAAATAAAGGCAAGATAAATGAGGCTGAGAATTATTTTATTATAGCATTGGAAGAGATTAAGAAGAGACCAATAATTCCTAGAGCTTTAAAGATTCGTCTTCATCTGAATTTATCTAGCACGTATCTAGAAAAAGATGATTTTGATTTAGCAGAAGAGCATCTTAGAGAGGCGCTGGCTATTAATCCAAATATAGCTGAAATACATAATAATTTAGGCCTTCTTTTTGCTAAGAAAGGCTTGAGAGACAAAGAAATTTACCATCTTAAGCGGGCTATAGAATTAGATCCTTCTTTTGTTTTGGCTTATAATAATTTAGGAGTTTCATATTATTATGAAGGGGAAATTGATCTAGCAATAGAGACATTAAAAACAGCAATAAAGGTGAATCCTGATTACAGTAAACCATATATTGGATTGGCGTTTATTTATGAAAAATTAGGCAATTTAGGAGAAGCTGTTTACTTTAAAAGTAGAGCCTTGGAGCTATTAAATGGCAGTGCCTTAGATTATTATAAACTTGGTATTGTCTATGGCGAGCTGGGTGATAAAAGAGCAGTAGAGGCCTTTAAGAAAGCCATTAGTTTAGAGCCTAAATTTGCAGCAGCGCATAACAATCTTGCAGTGACCTATGCAAACTTAGAACCTCCGGAAAATGATTTAGCCAGAAAACACGCAAAGCTGGCGTTAAAATATGGGTATAAAGTTGATCCGAACTTTTTGAAGCAACTGCGGATTCCAGATTTCAAGTAA
- a CDS encoding response regulator, with translation MTEDKGNTKKRILVVDDEPDFLMAIKAMLEANNFTVLVAIDGQEGLNVARSEKPDLIVLDLMLPKMDGYKVCRFLKFDEKYRMIPIIMLTARGQNEDRQLGKDMGADCYIVKSERPETLLEKINELLK, from the coding sequence ATGACAGAAGATAAAGGAAATACCAAAAAAAGAATTCTTGTTGTTGATGATGAGCCTGATTTTTTAATGGCAATTAAGGCAATGCTTGAGGCAAATAATTTTACTGTCTTAGTTGCTATTGACGGACAAGAAGGTTTAAATGTGGCAAGGAGCGAAAAACCTGATTTGATTGTTCTGGATTTAATGCTTCCTAAGATGGATGGTTATAAGGTGTGCAGATTTCTAAAATTTGATGAGAAATATCGTATGATCCCGATTATTATGCTTACTGCCAGGGGCCAGAATGAGGATAGACAACTGGGTAAAGATATGGGTGCAGATTGTTATATAGTAAAATCAGAAAGACCAGAAACTTTGTTAGAGAAAATAAACGAGTTATTGAAATAG
- a CDS encoding PAS domain S-box protein, with amino-acid sequence MPNKDKKDKVYLEVAKLILITSKKIALYSKKHPIVKESLNQLYQHLTILLKENSQVTIFVGGEELILNDISLSSTLAGSKELVDKMRELEIDSISFKQGMELSELADLLSLLSIGKKLDKNEEKLKTTFLSNGFSHIKANVVHYEKVEEGQKVTSSVTKDAEAFLEKKEKIKKDVPHEGELAILEQYLQGQVTGEILERHKEDVISKLLSEPSQLANIVVQAAVACGSLAKVLAKLRECIIDEFSDELIKKKRKPDRILASLERAIVKSIDTDSSASQIKKEIDNLHEIISGFDDNLKIHMLAKIYEVTKPNLNKFLQRSKRLIIDSKELNRVSPDLKAALIEKGAKEADSDVLLARLEDAIESRKKISIAKREYEELKNKAKLFDKTLLDEIAKATQDLKRKNKRLAGEKERVDTVIRNLADGMIVVDKQGKVMMINPAAEQLLGIDKKEKIGKFLQEGLGSHQLVALAKGNLADEAEAVSKEIELSSNDEQTKRILRASTAVVENENGNTVGMVMMLSDITRQKQVDKMKSDFVAHVSHELRTPIIATKKSLSLLISKACGDINEDQNKFLNIANSNLSRLSRLIDDILDFSKLEAGKISINPATFNLITLIQEVMQSLDTWVKDKQIGIDLSLGGKEIDVEADRDKINQVLTNLIGNALKFIAEKGKIIISCKNITAGSGGNSFEAVEVGITDNGIGIEEKDCQRIFDKFEQVSLISPAGVGGTGLGLHICKQIVELHKGKIWVKSEIGKGSTFSFTLPKKFSTQEKKEVKD; translated from the coding sequence ATGCCGAATAAAGACAAAAAAGATAAAGTCTACTTAGAAGTTGCCAAGTTAATTCTTATAACTAGCAAAAAAATCGCACTTTATTCCAAAAAACATCCTATCGTTAAAGAGTCGCTAAATCAGCTTTACCAGCATCTTACTATACTACTCAAAGAGAATTCCCAGGTGACTATTTTTGTTGGAGGAGAAGAACTTATTTTAAACGACATCTCTCTGTCTTCTACATTGGCGGGATCTAAGGAATTGGTTGATAAAATGAGGGAATTGGAGATAGATAGCATATCTTTTAAGCAAGGTATGGAATTATCAGAATTAGCTGATTTATTAAGCCTGCTAAGCATTGGCAAGAAATTGGATAAAAATGAAGAGAAGCTTAAAACAACCTTTCTAAGCAATGGTTTTAGTCATATCAAGGCCAATGTTGTTCATTATGAAAAAGTTGAAGAAGGCCAAAAGGTTACTTCATCTGTGACGAAAGATGCAGAGGCATTCCTAGAGAAGAAAGAAAAGATCAAAAAGGATGTTCCTCATGAAGGTGAACTGGCTATTCTTGAACAATATCTACAAGGCCAAGTAACAGGAGAAATTTTAGAAAGACACAAAGAAGATGTTATTTCAAAACTATTATCTGAACCTAGCCAGCTTGCCAATATCGTTGTTCAGGCAGCTGTTGCCTGTGGCAGCCTAGCAAAGGTCTTGGCTAAACTGCGGGAATGTATTATCGATGAGTTTAGTGATGAACTTATAAAAAAGAAACGCAAGCCAGATAGGATACTTGCTAGTCTAGAACGCGCTATTGTAAAGTCTATCGATACAGATAGTAGTGCCAGCCAGATCAAGAAGGAAATCGATAATCTGCATGAGATCATATCTGGATTTGATGATAATTTAAAAATTCATATGTTAGCTAAGATTTATGAAGTAACAAAACCTAATCTTAACAAATTCCTGCAGCGCAGCAAGAGATTGATAATTGATAGTAAAGAATTAAATAGAGTTTCTCCAGATCTAAAGGCGGCATTGATAGAAAAGGGCGCAAAGGAAGCAGATTCTGATGTACTCCTGGCAAGATTAGAAGATGCAATAGAATCTAGAAAGAAGATTAGCATAGCAAAGAGAGAATATGAAGAACTCAAAAATAAGGCCAAGCTTTTTGACAAGACTTTGCTCGATGAGATTGCTAAAGCAACACAAGATTTGAAAAGAAAAAATAAGCGCCTTGCCGGCGAAAAAGAGCGTGTTGATACAGTAATACGAAATCTTGCTGATGGCATGATTGTTGTAGATAAACAAGGTAAGGTTATGATGATAAACCCTGCTGCCGAGCAATTATTAGGTATAGATAAGAAGGAAAAGATAGGTAAATTTCTTCAGGAAGGATTAGGCAGCCATCAGTTGGTTGCATTGGCTAAAGGTAATTTGGCTGATGAGGCAGAAGCGGTTAGCAAAGAGATTGAGCTTAGCAGTAATGATGAACAAACCAAACGCATTCTGCGTGCCAGCACCGCGGTTGTAGAGAATGAAAATGGCAATACCGTAGGTATGGTTATGATGCTTAGTGATATAACGCGTCAAAAGCAAGTGGATAAGATGAAGTCAGATTTTGTTGCACATGTTAGCCATGAATTGCGTACCCCGATAATCGCCACAAAAAAATCTCTTTCGCTTCTGATTTCTAAGGCTTGCGGAGATATAAATGAAGATCAAAACAAGTTTTTAAATATTGCTAATTCTAATCTTTCAAGACTTTCTCGCCTGATTGATGATATATTGGATTTTTCTAAGTTAGAAGCTGGCAAGATAAGTATTAATCCTGCAACCTTTAACTTAATCACACTTATACAAGAGGTAATGCAATCTCTAGATACTTGGGTTAAGGATAAACAAATTGGAATTGATCTAAGTTTAGGCGGGAAGGAGATTGATGTAGAAGCAGATAGAGACAAGATAAATCAAGTATTAACTAATTTGATAGGCAATGCGCTTAAATTTATAGCCGAGAAAGGCAAAATTATAATTTCCTGCAAGAATATCACAGCAGGCTCAGGAGGCAACAGTTTTGAGGCTGTTGAAGTAGGTATCACTGATAATGGTATAGGCATTGAGGAGAAGGATTGTCAGCGAATATTTGATAAGTTTGAGCAGGTGAGCTTGATCTCTCCTGCCGGTGTAGGCGGCACAGGCCTAGGGCTTCATATCTGTAAACAAATTGTCGAGCTGCACAAAGGAAAGATTTGGGTTAAAAGCGAGATTGGAAAGGGGAGTACTTTTAGTTTTACACTTCCTAAGAAATTTTCTACTCAAGAGAAAAAAGAGGTAAAGGATTAA
- a CDS encoding GAF and ANTAR domain-containing protein, translating to MGRRIRKERKSTRSSAVSPQALKAISEISQAITSHLYLTDILRLIVTVTAEIMNSKICSLMLLDESRSELVVRATQSISPLYNKKPNIKLGEGIAGLVAKENRPIIAHNVKKDQRYLNRDIAKTENLCSLLSVPLSIKDKAIGVINLYTSKPRKFSDAEVKVLTTVANQAAVAIEHARVIVESSIIKEELATRKVVERAKGILMRQEGLSEEDAFRKIQKTSMDTRRSMREIADAIVLTSQLKR from the coding sequence ATGGGAAGAAGAATCCGAAAAGAAAGAAAATCTACAAGGAGTTCCGCAGTAAGCCCTCAAGCCTTAAAGGCAATATCTGAAATAAGCCAGGCTATTACCTCACATCTCTATCTGACAGATATCTTACGATTGATTGTAACGGTAACGGCGGAGATTATGAATTCGAAGATTTGTTCTTTGATGCTTTTAGACGAATCTAGGAGCGAATTGGTAGTGCGCGCCACACAATCAATCAGCCCTTTATATAACAAGAAGCCGAATATAAAACTTGGTGAAGGCATAGCTGGTCTGGTGGCGAAGGAAAACAGACCGATAATAGCACATAACGTTAAGAAAGATCAGCGTTATCTCAATCGTGATATTGCTAAGACTGAAAATCTATGCTCTCTTTTAAGTGTGCCATTAAGCATTAAAGATAAGGCCATCGGAGTAATTAATTTATACACGTCAAAGCCCCGCAAGTTTAGTGATGCTGAAGTAAAGGTCCTGACTACTGTGGCTAATCAGGCAGCTGTTGCCATTGAACATGCCAGGGTCATAGTAGAGTCTAGCATCATCAAAGAAGAGCTGGCTACGAGAAAGGTTGTAGAGCGTGCTAAGGGCATATTAATGCGCCAGGAAGGGTTAAGCGAAGAGGATGCATTCCGTAAGATTCAGAAAACAAGCATGGATACACGCAGATCAATGCGCGAAATAGCAGATGCGATTGTTTTGACCAGTCAGCTTAAGAGGTAG
- the pilO gene encoding type 4a pilus biogenesis protein PilO gives MNTTKFNIDKRQVIILISAGIMFIVVFIFWQFLYLPKRRDITSILQKVKDFDINIKEEEVRVKAEGYEKEIAKMQAEVTKLQDKFPSQNELPGMFQELFNQADKFNIEIISIEPDKAMRYESQTDTKSDLIFNKVPIKLKLNAGYRPLTEFLKVMFENTQYAFSFDELKISKLKGSASELEIELLLGAFVLSHGGALNLEADVEKGVDLHLKRKKRK, from the coding sequence ATGAACACCACAAAATTTAATATTGATAAACGTCAGGTCATAATTTTGATTTCTGCCGGAATAATGTTTATAGTTGTTTTTATATTCTGGCAATTCTTATATTTGCCAAAAAGACGCGATATTACCAGCATTTTGCAAAAGGTTAAGGATTTTGATATCAACATTAAGGAAGAGGAGGTCAGGGTAAAGGCAGAAGGCTATGAGAAAGAAATCGCCAAAATGCAAGCCGAGGTTACGAAACTTCAAGATAAATTCCCTTCTCAGAATGAACTTCCTGGTATGTTTCAGGAACTATTTAATCAGGCAGATAAATTTAATATAGAAATTATCTCTATCGAACCGGATAAGGCGATGAGATATGAATCACAAACAGATACCAAAAGCGACCTTATCTTCAATAAAGTGCCTATCAAATTAAAATTGAATGCAGGATATCGTCCTTTGACAGAGTTCTTAAAGGTTATGTTTGAGAACACACAATATGCCTTTAGTTTTGATGAGTTAAAGATAAGCAAGCTAAAAGGTTCGGCTTCAGAATTAGAAATTGAGTTGTTACTTGGGGCCTTTGTCCTTTCGCATGGAGGCGCCCTCAATTTAGAAGCAGATGTAGAAAAAGGAGTCGATCTGCATTTAAAAAGAAAAAAAAGAAAATAA
- a CDS encoding general secretion pathway protein GspB has translation MDKQQKELIIAVIVVTIAIIAVFATIKKFTRSRPQRPKSAPAQVIDKDESSKELVYFKTSVKDTAKKEDVYDVKDLDWGRDPFVLDKRSLGGSSDQNWVAKMEQISKLELSGMIISEDNPKDSIAVINEENLKAGDKISGFTIKDIRANFVVLESGGEKFMLRLWEEESEKKENLQGVPQ, from the coding sequence ATGGATAAACAACAAAAAGAACTTATTATTGCAGTGATAGTTGTTACAATAGCGATAATTGCTGTTTTTGCTACTATAAAAAAGTTTACTCGCAGCCGGCCGCAGCGTCCCAAATCGGCGCCAGCGCAAGTCATAGATAAAGATGAGTCAAGCAAAGAATTAGTTTATTTTAAGACGTCTGTTAAAGATACAGCAAAAAAGGAAGACGTCTATGATGTCAAAGATTTAGACTGGGGTAGAGACCCTTTTGTTTTGGATAAAAGGAGTCTCGGCGGTTCTTCAGATCAGAATTGGGTAGCAAAAATGGAACAAATTTCAAAATTGGAACTTTCGGGTATGATTATTTCTGAAGATAATCCTAAAGATTCAATAGCTGTAATTAACGAAGAAAATTTAAAAGCGGGTGATAAGATTTCCGGATTTACCATTAAAGATATTAGAGCTAATTTTGTTGTGCTTGAAAGTGGTGGCGAGAAATTTATGCTGAGACTATGGGAAGAAGAATCCGAAAAGAAAGAAAATCTACAAGGAGTTCCGCAGTAA
- a CDS encoding GAF domain-containing protein, producing the protein MPKSKGNLKNKVQWLEILFKIAKEVNSNLGLKRCLKSIIDNTVEVLNVERSSLMLLDKQKKELRIEYAKGISREVIKKAIVKIGVGVSGWVAKTGKPLLINDISKDRRFRPREKGKYYNQSLLSVPLKARDQVIGVLNVNNKRGKRIFTKDDLELLSALANEASIAVSNARLYQELLSANERLKELDLLKSDFVANVSHELGTPLATCRYFTSLMLKEAAGAINKQQRDYLQLMDSNIERLTRLINNLLSLSRIEAGRFDLKRLKIKMADLSTEVLRTFEGLLLEKQIDVENRIPKETPDIYADRERIIEVFTNLIGNAIKFSPKNSKVLLDAKTISKSIAKGQERKYLRVEVTDTGKGIEPDSIEKIFSKFEQLDRDLPQREKGTGLGLAISREILKLHKGEIWAESELNKGSSFFFTLPIFNEEEHFFERVSDEINRARSEHNSLSLVVLAVENFSKVKTRLSRDEILGLMFELEAIVKKTVRRPNDVVIRFKKGEILAILADTNKEGAYALAGRVRESLEKPEFNTSSGRIKLNFEIGVVTYPDDALNETELVNEANKVLTKKEGK; encoded by the coding sequence ATGCCAAAGAGTAAAGGAAACCTCAAGAATAAGGTTCAGTGGCTGGAAATCCTTTTTAAGATTGCCAAGGAGGTAAACTCTAATCTAGGATTAAAGCGTTGCCTTAAATCGATCATTGACAATACCGTCGAAGTCTTAAATGTGGAGCGTTCATCTTTAATGCTTCTGGATAAGCAAAAGAAAGAATTGAGGATAGAGTATGCCAAGGGTATAAGCAGAGAGGTTATAAAAAAGGCGATAGTTAAAATAGGTGTGGGCGTTTCTGGTTGGGTGGCAAAAACAGGTAAACCTTTACTTATCAATGATATATCAAAAGATCGACGCTTTCGGCCGCGCGAAAAGGGTAAATATTATAACCAGTCGCTATTAAGTGTCCCCTTGAAGGCGAGAGACCAGGTAATCGGCGTTCTTAATGTCAATAACAAGCGCGGCAAGAGGATTTTTACTAAGGATGATTTAGAGCTTTTAAGTGCTTTAGCAAATGAGGCCTCGATAGCTGTTTCTAATGCACGTCTTTACCAGGAATTGTTAAGCGCAAATGAGCGGCTGAAAGAACTGGACCTCCTAAAATCTGATTTTGTTGCTAATGTCTCTCACGAATTAGGAACGCCTTTAGCTACTTGCAGATACTTTACTTCTTTAATGTTGAAAGAGGCAGCAGGAGCAATAAATAAACAGCAGAGAGACTACCTGCAGTTGATGGATTCTAATATTGAAAGACTTACGCGCTTAATTAATAACTTACTTTCACTCTCTCGTATCGAAGCTGGTAGATTTGATTTAAAAAGGTTAAAGATTAAGATGGCAGATCTCTCAACTGAGGTCTTGCGTACATTCGAGGGATTATTACTAGAGAAGCAAATAGATGTTGAAAATAGGATTCCTAAAGAAACACCCGATATATATGCGGATAGGGAAAGGATTATAGAGGTTTTTACTAATCTAATAGGTAATGCAATAAAATTCAGCCCAAAGAACAGTAAGGTCTTGTTAGACGCAAAGACTATTAGCAAATCCATAGCAAAGGGCCAAGAGAGAAAATACTTGCGGGTAGAAGTTACTGATACTGGTAAAGGTATTGAGCCTGATAGCATTGAAAAGATTTTTAGTAAATTCGAGCAGCTAGACAGGGACCTGCCTCAGAGAGAGAAAGGCACAGGATTAGGGCTGGCAATCTCCCGGGAGATCCTTAAGCTTCATAAGGGTGAGATCTGGGCCGAGTCTGAACTAAATAAGGGAAGTAGTTTTTTCTTTACGCTGCCGATTTTCAACGAAGAGGAGCATTTCTTTGAACGTGTTTCTGATGAGATTAATCGCGCACGCTCTGAACATAATTCTTTATCATTGGTAGTATTAGCTGTAGAGAATTTCTCTAAAGTTAAGACACGATTATCACGTGACGAAATTTTAGGGCTTATGTTTGAATTAGAGGCAATTGTCAAGAAAACAGTGCGCAGGCCTAATGATGTTGTGATAAGATTCAAAAAAGGAGAAATTCTAGCAATCTTAGCCGATACCAATAAGGAAGGTGCATATGCCTTAGCGGGTCGCGTAAGAGAGTCTTTGGAAAAGCCTGAGTTTAATACCTCCAGCGGTAGAATAAAATTAAATTTTGAGATTGGTGTTGTAACTTATCCTGATGATGCGCTTAACGAGACCGAGCTAGTGAACGAGGCGAATAAGGTATTAACGAAGAAAGAGGGCAAGTGA